The Chaetodon trifascialis isolate fChaTrf1 chromosome 11, fChaTrf1.hap1, whole genome shotgun sequence nucleotide sequence AAATACATGGAATTTAACACAACAGATGTGGCAATGGTAAAAAGTTCGGTACCCAAAGTAGAAATTAAGGGAGAAGCTTTCGAATCCCTTTCATGACATGTGTacatcagacaggaagtcagtgtgGGTGTTCTTCTCCAAGGTGGCCCGTCTTGACTAACGTCTCAAAGAACATAAGTTAGGACATCTGCAAATTGTACAAGAATTAAGTGTCTGTTAAGGATGAACACATACAGGTAACgaatttgtcattttggtaTTGCTTCACGAGTTTAATGCCATCACGTTTCACAATGGTGACTGTTAGATTTTGGCTAGTTAAAACATGGCGAAACACTGAGGATTTTATGCTCATTTCAGTAATAATCCAAAGCAAATAGCATCATGGAGTCTTTAAAAAGTTCCTCCAGTTTTATGCTTAAAACATTTCCTTCCTGTATTATCTAGTTTAAAGAGTTGCTAACCTATGAACTAACCTACAAGCGATAGGTTGCTGTGGTTTGTGGAAACTATTCACTCAGTGACTTAAGAATTTTGACCCATTTATCACCATTTCGTCCTAGTTAGATGTTTAAGTTTGCTGTCTGTGGTTGATGCGGCTTaagaactgttttttttctttcctgtgcaCAGCGTTTCCTGGTCCTCAAAATGGGTTTTTTCAAAACTTGATCTTGTGAGTATAAATGGTTAAAATCGACCCAGTCACAAATGTACATGCACAGAGAACCACATTTCCCAAAACTTAACTTAAAAACCAAAAGTTAAGCTCCTATatacacatacagaaaacacTATAATGCAGTTAGCTTTGCATTAGGGATCTTTTTGCCACATCTTGGCTTCAAATGACTTTCGTAAGCTGGTCCACACCCTGCTTTTTCAAAGCCTGAACATGAGCAGTGTAGAATAAACCTGTTCCACTGCTTTCTCCTGGTCGCTGTTAATTTGAGACAAGCACAAGTCACCTGTTACTTTGCCATGGAGGCATACAGTGTATAATAGGGAGCTTAAGAGGTGCAGGTAGGCAGGCTTTTGTTACCACTGGACAGAGCCACTTGCTCTTTCGCCCTGTTTCAGGTTTTTATGCAAAGCTAAAATATCTTAATGTTTAATCTGTCCATATGGGAGTCACGAGTGACatttttttagtttagtttgaaATGAACCCAAATCTTGTTCCTTGTGACCAGGGTATTTAAAACACTGAGCTTTAGTTTTGTTCTCTTCTAGCCTTTTAATGAACCAAATGAGTCCTGTGTCAGTAAACCTGAAGTCCTTGATTCACTCACTCATGCAGTGTATGTACACAGTGTCGCTGTGCTGGCTAATATACAAAAGACATGATTTTAGGGATTTGCCCTTTTGatgaatagtttgacattttggaaaatctgctTATTTTCTTTACTTTGAGTCAGATCAGAGgaccactctcatatctgcaTGCAAGAGTCTGCAggcgcttagcttagcttagcatacagactggatATGGGCAAACAGCCTGGCTTTGTTcacaggtgaaaaaaggcagccTATCAGGTTCAAAGTTGGGTTTTTGTTgaacaaaaatgttttgctgctgtcagacagagccaggctaactccttccagtcttaatgctaagctaagccaagCTAACCAGCTCTGCTGGCTGTCGCTTAATATTTAGCGTACAGTCATGAGAGAGGTATCAGTTTCCTCAACTAACTCAGTGAGAGAGCAAACAAGTGCATTTCATAAGATGTTGCTCTATTCTTTTAAGTCACTGGAATTTACCTGGTTTACTTTGGCAGATAACTTATGTAAACATCATTGGCAAAGATGCTGCTAGGATGTAAACTTGGCAGCATCCATGAAGGCTATTAAAAACTTAGGAAGTGTGTTCATCTTGAGCAAGCTTATTCTCCCTAACcaggaaacagacagatttCTCCACACTGGTAAATCCTCTCTATGCTTGCTATATTTGGCCTTGGGTTACATTTTACCAGTTTCCGTGGAGAGTAATTATTTTTTCATAAGCTATGGTAATAGCTTGCCTGTGGGGCTCAGCTGGTGCATTGACCAGCACCGTCTGCAACTATATTTGGCATGTCAACTTTGGAACGCAATTATGTTGCAATGCCACCTCATGGGAGATGACTAAAGATGACCTTCATTGTTCTGATGACTAAAGTCAGCGGCTGAATCCTCGTGGGTCATTTCTCAGGGATGATCACTTGAGtaaatctaaaaataacaaactaGTTTCTGTTCCCAAGGGAAATTAGACTAAACAGCTCATGTATTGTACGTGACATTATcagattttctcatttaaatgaGTGTAATTCATATTTACCCTCTTTAAATCCACCTCTTAATATCAACAATCAAAGGCAATTTCAAAAAGCTGCCAGTTGCAGCAGTTTGGTGAGCAGGCGGATGCAGGCAGCTGGTTGTGTTTTTAGGCTCATCTAAATCCTTTGTGTGAATTATTCTTCTTTAGGCGTTGCCGTGgaaacagagcagctgtttggaGAACAGCTAATCCAGGCAACATCGCATTTCAGGACCAAGTTCCATAAATAAACATATGGACAACTCACAGTGAGTGGAGGTGAAGTGAGGAGAGGGCGACATTTTCATGACCTTAAACTGGATGTTTACTCCCtgatgtgaaaagaaaaactgaatatttactgCAGTGAGATTTGGGGAAATCCAGTATTGTCAGAGAGGAAACCTGAGTGCTGATGCAGTGCAAAGAGCACATGGAGTACAGAAGGAACTGAACAAAGCAGATTAATACAGAAAGCCACTCTGAAATCAGAATCTGAAATATTTCCTCCTGCCTGATTTGATCAGTCACATAACTGAAGCATGACCCCCCGGTTTTGTTTGTCTGGGAAGGTTTATGACATTTATCTTGAGCACTGACCCAGGACCAGCCTCGGTTAATGCTGTTAGCAGCGTGCCACATGCCTCCGTGGATCAGACCCTCTGAGGACACTGTTGACTTTCTGGCCAATGTCGGGGGTATTTTTGGCTCTATGTATCACATGTCAGGTGGAAAAATCTAAATTGTGGTGAgcagtgtttcagtgcacaCACTCAGCCGAAGCCCATTCCTTCACgtataaaaatgtgtttgggCAGAAAGTCGTGAAATGCTTTCATGCAGGATGCTTACGCTTCCACTCTGCTGAGACTTGTGGCTCCTGacacctgctctgctgctcagcaaaCTGTTGCTGTGGGGAGGGAAGGCAAACACATGGAGGGCCACAATGTGGTGTCAGGCTGGTTCGTGCAGTAACTggtggctcacacacacactgcttcgTATGCATGCAGTGCATGCACGCTGCACTGTGGTTCAGTGCTGCTTGCAAGCAGACTTATGACTGTGGAAAtgtgctgtctgtcttcatgaCAATTAGATGaaacacatgttgtttttgtattcattttgtgCCTTATGTAACTCGAAAAAACACTTTTGATGACAGTTGTCACACAAGATAGTAGTTCTTTATCTTGActttcatttgatttaattGGGAGAAGCATTTTTTGTTATACTCGTTATAATATTAGATTTGTCTCCTTGTGTCTTTAGCAGGGAAATGACACTCTGCTTAACAAACTTACACAAGTTGCTGACAACAAAAGTTTGAACCTTGAACTTTGCTCTAGAAAAACATCCAGATTATAGGAATTGACAAATGAGATATGACCTTTTAATTTTTGGGCTTTAGAGCtgctggcaggtggattttgttgcctttgggtGGAAGCTGGCGAGCTGTTTCCAATCAATGTGCTAAACTATGCTAACCAGCTGGAAGTACAgccaaagtgaaaaaacaataaattgtAGTTTTACCTATGCGTTGAACTGTTTCTTGGCCAGGTGCAGTAACTTCCTCTGTAACCAGCAGAAACTTGAGGAAGTGACTTGTATCtcctttttaacattttttttaaaacagaagTCATGAAAGGGTTGTGATGTTCTGTGGTTGTAATGGTTCTACAAGTTGTGCAGTCAAAGCAGTGAAATCCTCAACTGTTCTACGGTTTCACAATGCACGTTTCTTGAGCTCACGTTTCCTGACCCACAAACGGACTTTATTCATGACTACCTCTagcaaaaataataagaaacacTTAACTTTggagattttatttattaaataaaaaacatatttcacaattttaaatacaaaaaaatgacattataaCAACAAAAGCATCAATTTAGAACACTTTGTTGCACATTACTTCATCATTATCTCAGCATGGGAGCTGTTGGTGAAGTCTTTGCAGTTACACATCAATTCTGCTTCACTGTGGGGAATTTTCCACTTCATGACATAGAGACACTTTTAGATTTGAGACATCACTGACCTAcagtatattttttttacattgactCACACATCAGAAAAACCCCAGTGTTACTTCCCCTCTACATCATCACTTTAGACCCACAGACCTCCTATAGGTCCCTCAATAGTTTCAAAAGGTCTGTTTATTTAAGTGAGAATGTTACAGTATGTTCTTATATCATTAAAAAGCTTTGGTGATCCTTTGCGTATCATAGTAAGAGAAGATTGCAAACTTCAAGGCAAAGAGGAGGAACAAATGGCTGAGACTGAAAATTAATGAGTTCATCAAGTAAAATATTGAGAGCGCGGTGGGTTTGAGTTGGGACCGACTTTTTAACACATTCTGTTGTCAATGCAAAGCCAGTGTCATTAAACCACAAAGACTTGATGTGTTGgtgatctcacacacactcacacacagtgacaaacatgAACAGCTCCAGTGTGTAGACATGGGTGTCCGACTAAAAGGACTGAGGTAATATTCGCAGCGATGATCGTCTTTACGTTATGACCTATGActccctgtctccctgtcaCACGCTCAAACCTGATGTAATATTacaaaaatgctgctttgcAAGGGTAGGTGTTAAAATAGTAAGGATTACAAAGGAGAGACATTTTCACAGCTGTGCAGTACAGCCTCCCTTTGAGCCCAGAGGtcctctgtttcacctgtggGTGGGTTGCTGCCTTCCACAGGTCATAGATATCCTCCACGTGACCATGTGAGGTCATCATCTGGTCATAGATGCACAGATGGTAGGGCGCTTTGCCCTCACCTGAGAAATACATATGCTCCTGCGGTGACACACCGATGGCGTTGGCACAGATGCCCATGAACACGTCGTCTATGTAAAGAGTGGCATTCAGGGTCAGTGTGGCTTGGTAGACTTTGTCCGCTACGTCCCTGGAGACGACGTACCCAGCCCCAGCTGTGTAGTCAGGGTATGACAACCACTGGTACATCTCAAAGGACACATAGTACTTACTGTCTTTGCTGCGGATTGGCGGCGCCCCTCTGTGCACTCGACCAATCCAGAAGTCTGTGACGCCTCTGCGGCTCATGTCCTGCAGATAGGTCACCAGGTTGGGCATGTGGACAAAGACGTCGTCGTCAGCAGTCATGAGGAAGCGGGCGTGTGAGCAACGGCTGTGCATCCAGTGGAACTGCAGGATCAGCTTCAGGGTCAGGTTGTGGAAGGAGTCTACAAAGTCTTGTTGGATCAAATCGCCGTGGAGACGATCCTCCTGGATGAGCTGCTCCTGAAA carries:
- the LOC139338415 gene encoding lactosylceramide 1,3-N-acetyl-beta-D-glucosaminyltransferase A-like codes for the protein MFLNFRRIRRCQCVQLMTTCLVLSVVMVCWEQMDNSVVSHVKSYSFRYLVNRFAYINKSLTIPREQARSFSNFHYLLDHPDKCANKDVLLLLFVKTSPENIERRNAIRSTWGNETYIQDVLGVTVKVVFALGAPQTKKAELSWSKRNRVGFQEQLIQEDRLHGDLIQQDFVDSFHNLTLKLILQFHWMHSRCSHARFLMTADDDVFVHMPNLVTYLQDMSRRGVTDFWIGRVHRGAPPIRSKDSKYYVSFEMYQWLSYPDYTAGAGYVVSRDVADKVYQATLTLNATLYIDDVFMGICANAIGVSPQEHMYFSGEGKAPYHLCIYDQMMTSHGHVEDIYDLWKAATHPQVKQRTSGLKGRLYCTAVKMSLLCNPYYFNTYPCKAAFL